The following are encoded in a window of Paenibacillus polymyxa genomic DNA:
- a CDS encoding tautomerase family protein, translating into MPFVRIGYMEQQYTEQELPWISRCIMNALIEHFQVPEKDYFQVFHAHKQSEFYFSPDYLNVSRTDKLLYIQITMGSGRSTEQKKRFYQILAELLSIECEIRPEDVFVTLVETELEDWSFGNGLAQMIV; encoded by the coding sequence ATGCCATTTGTACGAATTGGCTACATGGAGCAGCAATACACAGAGCAAGAGTTGCCTTGGATTAGTCGCTGTATCATGAATGCTTTGATCGAACATTTTCAGGTTCCGGAAAAAGATTACTTTCAGGTTTTTCATGCCCATAAGCAGAGCGAGTTTTATTTCAGTCCAGATTATTTGAATGTATCCAGAACAGACAAGCTACTGTACATCCAAATTACGATGGGATCGGGTAGAAGCACGGAACAAAAAAAGAGATTTTACCAAATATTAGCCGAACTCTTATCTATTGAATGTGAGATTAGACCGGAAGATGTATTTGTGACACTGGTAGAGACTGAATTAGAGGATTGGTCCTTTGGCAACGGACTTGCTCAGATGATTGTATGA
- a CDS encoding O-methyltransferase — MNQTNTWDQVDQYISECLIPHDAVLEQVLAANQKAGLPPHDVSPNQGKLLNILAQMQGARRVLEIGTLGGYSTIWLGRALPEDGEIVTLEANPIHAKIARSNISLAQLDGIVELREGDALEQLAQMKEERVDPFDLIFIDADKPNNPFYLDWALRFSRPGTVIIGDNVIREGEVVQAYSTDPRVQGVRKFYDMLAEESRITATAIQTVGSKGYDGFVIGIVKG; from the coding sequence ATGAATCAAACGAACACGTGGGATCAAGTAGACCAGTATATCTCGGAGTGTCTCATTCCGCATGATGCTGTCTTGGAACAAGTATTGGCTGCTAATCAAAAGGCGGGATTACCTCCGCATGATGTATCCCCCAATCAGGGAAAGCTATTAAATATCCTTGCTCAAATGCAGGGAGCGCGACGTGTGCTGGAGATCGGTACTTTGGGAGGCTACAGTACAATCTGGTTGGGAAGGGCGTTGCCGGAGGATGGAGAAATCGTTACGCTGGAAGCCAATCCGATCCATGCTAAAATTGCCCGGTCGAATATATCGTTGGCTCAGTTGGATGGAATAGTGGAACTTCGGGAGGGAGACGCTTTAGAGCAGTTAGCACAGATGAAAGAGGAGAGAGTTGACCCCTTTGATCTTATTTTTATCGATGCGGATAAACCCAATAATCCATTTTATCTGGATTGGGCACTTCGTTTTTCACGTCCTGGCACCGTTATTATCGGTGATAATGTTATCCGTGAAGGAGAAGTGGTTCAAGCTTATAGCACAGACCCTCGTGTGCAGGGAGTAAGAAAGTTTTATGATATGCTAGCTGAGGAATCAAGAATTACAGCTACAGCTATCCAAACCGTGGGGAGCAAGGGGTATGACGGTTTCGTCATTGGAATCGTTAAAGGCTGA
- a CDS encoding LysR family transcriptional regulator has protein sequence MDLKELTTFRTIIEEGTFSKAAAKLNYAQSTVTNQIQRLEKELGFQLFKRGWDAELTSPGKLYAEEINGLIQHWNFVMDQAKSLKKEEIGTLHIGVIETVAATVLPLVLQQFREHKPNITCHFTVGNTDALANALVDGKLDFAISGEPHSIPSLHFEPVYHEHIAFIVSRNHPFAVKSELYLEDLYEYPLIVGGKNCLYHIRLEKELSRFPSMPFFYTVSQISSIATFVKTIPSVGVVLSSMPLPEELVTVPLQLTDPNIPIGLLQNNHHQQYMSSARKLFIQLVKGLYRL, from the coding sequence GTGGATCTGAAAGAATTAACTACATTTCGTACCATAATCGAAGAAGGAACGTTTTCAAAAGCTGCTGCCAAATTAAACTACGCTCAGTCTACAGTCACGAACCAAATCCAGAGGCTAGAGAAAGAGCTGGGATTTCAGCTTTTTAAAAGGGGTTGGGATGCAGAGTTAACGTCCCCAGGCAAACTATATGCCGAGGAGATAAACGGGCTTATTCAGCATTGGAATTTTGTGATGGACCAGGCGAAGTCTCTGAAAAAGGAGGAGATTGGCACGCTCCATATCGGTGTGATTGAAACGGTGGCGGCTACCGTACTGCCCTTGGTTCTGCAGCAGTTTCGAGAGCATAAACCGAATATTACGTGCCATTTTACAGTTGGAAACACGGATGCACTCGCAAATGCTTTGGTGGACGGTAAGCTGGATTTTGCAATCTCCGGGGAACCTCACTCGATTCCTTCCTTACACTTTGAACCCGTATATCACGAACACATCGCCTTTATTGTGTCCCGTAATCACCCTTTTGCGGTAAAAAGTGAGCTTTATCTCGAAGATCTGTACGAGTACCCGCTTATCGTCGGAGGTAAGAACTGCTTGTACCATATACGACTGGAGAAAGAGCTTTCCCGCTTTCCATCGATGCCGTTTTTTTATACTGTCAGTCAAATCTCGTCGATCGCCACATTTGTAAAAACGATTCCATCAGTTGGAGTGGTTCTATCGTCAATGCCTTTGCCGGAGGAACTGGTTACCGTCCCCCTCCAGTTAACAGACCCGAATATTCCTATTGGACTGCTACAAAACAACCATCACCAGCAGTATATGTCTTCGGCCCGAAAGCTGTTTATACAGCTGGTTAAGGGGCTTTATAGGCTATAG
- a CDS encoding ABC transporter substrate-binding protein: protein MLGACSAPTNTNGSSQTKANHTATSSNSDGQAAVQAQTRTVKTLKGDVEVPANPKRVASDQYMGHLLKLGIIPVGVRSYMLNEAWIDRSGYPKEKLAGIKDLGDFPMDLEELTVLQPDLIIGSIEKNIDSYQKVGTTVFLPYWEGESTAGPLDKFRRISEIFGKQKEAEQWITEYEKKAAEARTKIQGIVKDGETVSIVQIANKSIYVLAAKGGNYGSPTIYQMLKLPPTKKALNMKEGFENISLEVLPEYMGDHIFVYGSEDEGANQILHSELWKDLPAVKKGRVYMYGSFSDKEDEFVMEDPYSLELQLDTIVNLLLAHKK from the coding sequence ATGCTGGGAGCTTGCTCGGCTCCGACGAATACAAATGGAAGCTCGCAAACGAAGGCTAATCATACAGCGACATCATCCAACAGCGATGGACAAGCGGCAGTGCAAGCACAGACAAGAACGGTTAAGACATTAAAAGGCGATGTGGAAGTACCTGCAAACCCGAAACGAGTGGCATCGGATCAGTATATGGGGCATCTTTTGAAGCTGGGGATTATTCCGGTGGGGGTCAGAAGCTATATGCTGAATGAGGCTTGGATTGATCGATCGGGATATCCCAAAGAGAAGTTGGCCGGAATCAAGGATCTCGGTGATTTTCCTATGGATTTAGAGGAACTGACCGTTCTGCAACCGGATTTAATTATCGGTTCAATCGAAAAGAACATCGACAGCTACCAAAAGGTGGGAACGACTGTGTTCTTGCCGTATTGGGAGGGCGAATCTACAGCGGGGCCACTGGATAAATTCCGTAGAATCAGTGAAATCTTTGGCAAGCAGAAAGAAGCCGAGCAGTGGATTACTGAATACGAGAAGAAAGCTGCAGAGGCCAGAACGAAAATTCAAGGTATCGTTAAGGACGGAGAGACGGTTTCAATTGTACAAATCGCCAATAAATCGATATATGTTTTGGCAGCGAAAGGCGGCAATTACGGAAGTCCGACCATTTATCAGATGCTAAAGCTGCCACCTACCAAAAAGGCATTGAACATGAAAGAAGGTTTTGAAAATATTTCGCTTGAGGTTTTACCCGAGTATATGGGAGATCACATCTTTGTATACGGTTCAGAAGATGAAGGGGCTAATCAGATTCTGCATAGTGAGCTATGGAAAGACCTTCCGGCTGTAAAAAAAGGACGGGTTTATATGTACGGTTCATTCAGCGATAAAGAGGATGAGTTTGTGATGGAAGATCCTTATTCATTGGAACTTCAATTGGATACGATAGTTAATCTCTTATTAGCCCACAAAAAATAA
- a CDS encoding DeoR/GlpR family DNA-binding transcription regulator, with product MLTEERYKLIIQRLQECGVVKLQELADLLGASESTIRRDLIDLESRQLLKRIHGGATLLNQKSQEPGMEEKTFKNVQEKNAVARIAAKEILDGECIYLDAGTTTMAMIPYIEAKDVTVVTNGLSHVEALVSKRIRSYLLGGMMKIHTKAVIGSIALQNLDNFRFDKCFLGTNGVDMEMGYTTPDPEEALIKRRAHQLSGKTYVLADSSKIGEVTFAKLFELKEAILITESMPERSRRSIAQKTKIIEG from the coding sequence ATGCTGACGGAAGAAAGATACAAGTTAATAATACAGCGCTTACAAGAATGTGGGGTTGTAAAGTTGCAAGAATTGGCTGATCTGTTGGGAGCTTCTGAGTCAACGATTCGGCGTGATTTGATAGATCTTGAGAGCCGTCAGTTGCTCAAGCGGATTCATGGCGGGGCAACCTTGCTGAATCAGAAAAGTCAGGAACCTGGCATGGAAGAAAAAACATTCAAAAACGTTCAAGAAAAAAATGCAGTGGCCCGTATAGCAGCCAAAGAAATTTTGGATGGCGAATGTATTTATCTGGATGCGGGAACAACAACGATGGCGATGATTCCTTACATTGAAGCTAAAGACGTGACGGTCGTGACGAATGGACTATCCCACGTAGAAGCACTGGTAAGCAAAAGAATCAGAAGCTATCTACTGGGAGGGATGATGAAAATTCATACCAAAGCCGTAATCGGGAGTATTGCCCTACAAAATTTGGACAATTTTCGATTCGACAAGTGCTTTCTGGGAACGAACGGGGTGGATATGGAAATGGGGTATACAACTCCTGATCCCGAAGAGGCGCTGATCAAGCGACGTGCTCACCAGCTGTCTGGCAAAACGTATGTGTTAGCCGATTCCAGCAAAATTGGAGAAGTAACCTTCGCCAAACTGTTCGAGCTCAAGGAAGCTATACTTATTACTGAATCGATGCCAGAACGGTCACGCCGATCCATCGCTCAGAAAACTAAGATAATCGAGGGATAA
- a CDS encoding PTS fructose transporter subunit IIABC: MRITDLMIKETMIMDLQATTKDEAIEELIASLEASGRINDRALFKEMIYKREAESSTGIGGGIAMPHAKTKAVNEATVVFAKSSKGVEFESLDGEPAKVFFMIAAPEGAANTHLRTLAALSRLLIDTDFIDKLMNTQTPDEVSELFDTKQAEEEAAKKAKEAKKEAAKAQKTPDVIVGNPNSDEFVVAVTACPTGIAHTFMAEDALIKKATEMGVNIRVETNGSEGAQNVLTADEIRRAKGVIVAADKKVEMARFDGKPVLQRPVSDGIRKSEELIRKALNGDAPIYRSEGKSSAEESKAEKSSVGSKIYKDLMNGISHMLPFVVGGGILLAISFLIEQVAGEDNALFQLLQTIGGGTGAFHFLIPILAGFIAMSIGDRPALMPGMVGGLMAVNSNAGFLGGLAAGFMAGYVVIFLRKAFAGLPKALDGLKPILLYPVFGLLISGAIMFYLFDPIFGGINTWLVNVLNNLGTGNAVILGLILGGMMSIDMGGPFNKAAYAFSIGVFTSSGNTNGAMMAAVMAAGMVPPLAIALASTFFKNKFTEQERKSGLTNYVLGLSFITEGAIPFAAADPLRVLTSCIVGSAIAGGLTQFWQINLPAPHGGIFVAALANHALLFLLAVVIGSVISALILGLWKKPLEAK; the protein is encoded by the coding sequence ATGAGAATAACAGACCTGATGATTAAAGAAACGATGATCATGGACCTGCAGGCGACGACAAAAGACGAGGCGATTGAGGAGCTTATCGCTAGTCTCGAAGCAAGTGGACGTATTAATGACCGTGCCTTGTTTAAAGAAATGATTTACAAACGTGAAGCAGAGTCTAGCACTGGAATCGGCGGCGGCATTGCGATGCCGCATGCCAAGACTAAAGCCGTGAATGAAGCGACTGTCGTTTTCGCCAAAAGCAGTAAAGGCGTAGAATTCGAATCGTTGGACGGTGAGCCGGCAAAAGTGTTCTTTATGATTGCGGCTCCAGAGGGAGCAGCAAATACGCATCTTCGCACACTAGCGGCTCTTTCCCGGCTTCTAATTGATACCGATTTCATTGACAAACTGATGAATACGCAAACACCGGATGAAGTATCCGAGCTGTTTGATACCAAGCAGGCGGAAGAAGAAGCAGCCAAGAAAGCAAAAGAAGCAAAGAAAGAGGCTGCCAAAGCACAGAAAACGCCGGATGTTATCGTTGGTAACCCGAATTCAGACGAGTTTGTGGTTGCGGTGACTGCCTGCCCTACAGGCATTGCGCATACGTTTATGGCTGAAGACGCTCTCATTAAGAAAGCGACAGAAATGGGTGTTAACATCCGGGTAGAAACGAATGGCTCGGAAGGTGCGCAAAACGTACTGACAGCGGATGAAATTCGCCGTGCCAAAGGTGTAATCGTTGCTGCTGACAAAAAGGTTGAAATGGCCAGATTTGACGGTAAACCTGTATTGCAAAGACCGGTAAGCGACGGTATCCGTAAATCTGAGGAACTGATCCGCAAAGCGCTGAACGGCGATGCCCCCATTTATCGTAGTGAAGGTAAAAGCAGCGCTGAAGAGTCGAAAGCGGAGAAGAGCAGCGTGGGCAGTAAAATCTATAAGGATTTAATGAACGGTATTTCTCATATGCTGCCATTCGTTGTAGGCGGGGGGATTTTGTTAGCAATTTCCTTTTTGATTGAACAAGTGGCAGGAGAAGACAATGCATTGTTCCAACTGTTGCAGACAATTGGCGGTGGAACAGGTGCGTTCCACTTCCTGATTCCGATACTGGCCGGATTTATCGCGATGAGCATTGGAGACCGCCCGGCACTGATGCCAGGTATGGTTGGGGGTCTGATGGCTGTAAACTCTAATGCAGGCTTCCTTGGCGGTCTGGCAGCTGGTTTCATGGCTGGTTATGTGGTGATCTTCCTGCGTAAAGCTTTTGCAGGTCTGCCGAAAGCACTGGATGGTTTAAAACCAATCTTGTTATACCCTGTATTTGGACTTCTAATTTCAGGCGCGATTATGTTCTACCTGTTCGATCCAATTTTCGGTGGTATTAATACGTGGCTTGTTAATGTTCTGAACAATTTGGGAACAGGTAATGCAGTTATTTTGGGTCTGATCCTGGGCGGAATGATGTCGATCGACATGGGTGGTCCTTTTAACAAAGCAGCTTACGCATTTTCGATCGGTGTCTTTACTTCCAGCGGTAACACGAACGGTGCCATGATGGCGGCTGTTATGGCGGCTGGTATGGTACCTCCGCTGGCGATCGCATTAGCTTCGACGTTCTTCAAAAATAAGTTTACTGAGCAAGAGCGCAAGTCTGGCTTGACGAACTATGTACTTGGATTGTCCTTCATTACAGAAGGAGCCATTCCATTCGCAGCTGCCGATCCTCTGCGTGTCCTGACCTCTTGTATTGTAGGTTCAGCGATTGCTGGTGGTCTGACGCAGTTCTGGCAAATCAATCTTCCAGCTCCACATGGCGGAATTTTTGTAGCAGCTCTTGCCAATCATGCTTTGCTGTTCTTGCTTGCAGTCGTGATCGGCTCCGTGATTTCCGCGCTCATTCTGGGACTGTGGAAAAAACCGCTCGAAGCGAAATAA
- a CDS encoding LysR family transcriptional regulator, which translates to MNLHALRLFHVVASTGSVTRASELLNISQPAITAQIKKFEKEISLTLLMPLGRGIALTDAGEKLAVLARRLFAVEQQIEQFSQDYRDGAHGHIRLAATYLPAHFLIPAWIAKFKQQYEHVEMTINTTNSNDALQQLLNIEVDLAIYGGLPEQYPDTIQTEELFRDELWFVVAPDHRYANQQVSLLEMMHEPFVMREKGSSTRERLFSLCRTYNAPAPQVTLNFTGLHEAITAVIAGYGANFVSSLVVREYVERGELCRVYVEDIQLLNSIAICTRKNEPLSTATLNLIQLIRNHS; encoded by the coding sequence TTGAACCTGCATGCATTACGCTTATTTCACGTGGTCGCCTCTACAGGGAGTGTGACACGTGCCTCTGAACTTTTAAATATTAGTCAACCTGCGATTACTGCCCAGATTAAAAAATTTGAAAAAGAAATATCTCTCACACTGCTCATGCCGCTAGGAAGAGGGATTGCCTTAACGGATGCTGGTGAAAAACTTGCTGTACTCGCCAGACGGCTCTTTGCTGTCGAACAGCAAATCGAACAATTTTCACAAGATTATCGTGATGGAGCTCATGGTCATATCCGGCTAGCGGCTACTTATTTACCGGCTCATTTTCTCATTCCGGCCTGGATTGCAAAATTCAAACAACAATATGAACATGTTGAAATGACGATTAACACTACAAATTCCAACGATGCTTTGCAGCAGCTATTAAATATAGAAGTGGATTTGGCTATCTACGGAGGACTGCCTGAGCAGTACCCCGATACGATTCAGACTGAAGAATTATTTCGTGATGAGCTGTGGTTCGTGGTGGCTCCAGATCATCGGTATGCAAATCAGCAGGTTTCTTTATTGGAAATGATGCATGAACCCTTTGTTATGCGTGAAAAGGGGAGCTCGACACGGGAGAGATTATTTTCCTTATGTCGAACCTATAATGCCCCCGCCCCCCAGGTCACCCTAAACTTCACAGGGCTTCATGAGGCGATTACCGCAGTTATTGCCGGATATGGTGCCAACTTTGTGTCCTCACTGGTCGTGCGTGAATATGTAGAACGTGGCGAGCTGTGCCGGGTATACGTAGAAGACATCCAGCTTCTCAATTCAATCGCCATCTGTACCCGCAAAAACGAACCCCTATCTACCGCTACTCTAAATCTCATTCAACTCATACGTAACCATTCCTGA
- a CDS encoding methyl-accepting chemotaxis protein: MKLATKLTWMMFIILLLVGSSIGYFGYRTAYHQVDEAAGIELVGCANITTGLIDPADISALVSGDNSKLAAIENRIGWIVAHKPIFKEAFIISLDGKILAADANFKQRGYQAGDSFYFTDEDKKMITTMKHSAYSKVYTYEGTSLKTGYGPIYQDHDPTKPIVALMAINFDGSLIQERTLDIIVQPFIIGGSIFIVAILVVYLLIRHMVSPLTKLSASVNTITKGNLTHEPLLFKSKDEIGTLARDFNDMTMNLRNLITQVNDTSMLVASSSQELSASAQATNRAGEHSVNVTIELADGAHTQLENLEGSYKAVQDMSRFISDIASNADIAMNKAADNVQKARLGRESMDSTTSQMGVVSESIGDLSSIIHTLGSHSKEIENIVGTIASIAEETNLLSLNAAIEAARAGEEGQGFAVVAGSVRKLAERSANSATQISELISLIIAQMDKAGETMKRSTDEMMQGKELIISAGRSFSEIEVSISDMSSQSEQISATVRDLALISEGLVEAIQNTVMVSNHTAEGAKSLSASSEQQLAAMQEVESSAALLSSLAEKLQVLVENFKI; the protein is encoded by the coding sequence ATGAAGCTGGCAACAAAATTAACCTGGATGATGTTCATCATACTGCTTCTCGTAGGTTCCTCCATTGGATACTTCGGATATCGTACCGCTTATCATCAAGTGGATGAAGCTGCTGGGATCGAGCTGGTGGGTTGCGCCAATATTACGACTGGCCTTATAGATCCTGCGGATATATCGGCTCTGGTCAGTGGAGATAACAGCAAACTTGCTGCCATTGAAAACCGGATCGGCTGGATTGTAGCACATAAGCCTATTTTTAAAGAGGCTTTCATTATCTCCTTGGATGGAAAAATTCTGGCCGCCGATGCCAACTTCAAGCAAAGAGGCTATCAAGCTGGCGATTCCTTCTACTTCACAGACGAAGACAAAAAAATGATAACTACCATGAAGCATTCAGCATATTCCAAGGTTTATACATATGAAGGAACCTCGCTCAAAACCGGATATGGCCCCATTTATCAGGACCATGATCCCACCAAGCCCATTGTTGCACTGATGGCCATCAATTTTGACGGTTCGTTAATTCAGGAACGGACGTTGGATATTATTGTTCAGCCCTTTATTATTGGCGGCTCCATTTTCATCGTGGCTATCCTTGTTGTTTACCTGTTGATTCGCCATATGGTAAGTCCGCTTACCAAGCTGTCAGCCTCTGTGAATACCATAACCAAGGGCAACCTTACTCATGAACCGCTTCTTTTCAAAAGCAAGGATGAAATCGGGACGCTGGCCCGCGACTTCAACGATATGACAATGAACCTGCGCAACCTGATTACTCAGGTCAATGACACCTCTATGCTGGTCGCTTCTTCCTCTCAAGAGCTGTCTGCCAGCGCACAGGCAACGAACCGTGCTGGAGAGCATAGCGTGAATGTTACCATTGAGTTGGCCGATGGGGCGCATACCCAACTGGAGAATCTGGAAGGAAGCTATAAAGCTGTTCAGGATATGTCACGCTTCATCAGCGATATTGCCAGCAATGCAGACATCGCAATGAACAAGGCCGCGGATAATGTCCAGAAAGCACGTCTTGGCCGGGAATCGATGGATTCCACCACCTCCCAAATGGGAGTTGTCAGCGAAAGCATCGGCGATCTCTCAAGCATTATTCATACGCTTGGCAGCCACTCTAAGGAAATTGAGAACATTGTCGGCACCATCGCCAGCATCGCCGAGGAGACCAACTTGCTGTCTTTGAATGCAGCGATAGAAGCTGCGCGCGCCGGAGAAGAAGGTCAGGGGTTTGCCGTTGTCGCTGGCTCTGTCCGCAAGCTGGCCGAACGTTCTGCCAATTCTGCCACACAAATCAGCGAGCTGATCAGTCTGATTATCGCCCAAATGGACAAGGCAGGAGAAACTATGAAGCGTTCCACGGACGAAATGATGCAGGGCAAAGAGTTGATCATATCAGCCGGACGCTCCTTCTCCGAGATCGAGGTCTCCATCTCCGATATGTCTTCCCAAAGCGAGCAAATATCAGCCACAGTTCGGGATCTGGCGCTGATCTCTGAAGGGCTCGTTGAAGCCATTCAGAATACCGTAATGGTCTCTAACCATACGGCTGAAGGGGCAAAGTCCCTGTCAGCCTCTTCGGAGCAACAGCTTGCTGCCATGCAAGAAGTGGAATCCTCCGCAGCGCTTCTCTCATCACTTGCCGAGAAGCTTCAGGTGCTTGTGGAGAACTTCAAGATTTAA
- a CDS encoding radical SAM/SPASM domain-containing protein: protein MLKTFKKVYIEITSICNLACSFCPQTQRVKKFIDPEVFRNVLDQVKPHTDYIYLHVKGEPLLHPKIDLLLESAHEKGLKVNITTNGTLLPKTGHKLLGQPALRQMNFSLHSFDGHEGSVDREGYLGNIFTFVREAVKHNVIISFRLWNLTQDNLTNVQRQRNRETLERLEQEFGLDYRIEEKVIPGSGVKIAPNVYLNQDHEFEWPSLSAPEDDGKGFCHALRSQAAVLVDGTVVPCCLDGEGVINLGNVHEQSFSDIVEGERANRLYFGFSKREAVEELCRKCGYRKRFGT from the coding sequence ATGTTGAAAACTTTTAAAAAGGTATACATTGAGATAACGAGCATTTGCAATCTTGCATGTAGCTTTTGTCCTCAAACACAGCGTGTCAAAAAATTTATTGATCCGGAAGTCTTTCGAAATGTGCTTGATCAGGTCAAACCACATACGGATTACATCTATTTGCATGTAAAAGGAGAGCCGTTGCTCCATCCGAAAATTGATCTTTTGCTGGAAAGTGCTCATGAGAAAGGCTTGAAGGTCAATATAACCACCAATGGTACCTTGCTGCCGAAGACCGGACATAAGCTGCTTGGGCAGCCAGCGCTGCGTCAGATGAACTTCTCTCTCCACAGTTTTGACGGGCATGAAGGCTCCGTGGATCGAGAAGGATATTTGGGTAATATTTTCACGTTTGTAAGAGAAGCGGTGAAACACAATGTCATTATTTCGTTCCGTCTCTGGAACCTGACTCAGGATAATTTGACTAATGTGCAGCGTCAGCGCAACCGGGAAACGCTTGAACGACTGGAGCAAGAGTTTGGACTGGACTATCGGATTGAGGAAAAGGTGATACCGGGCAGTGGGGTCAAAATCGCACCAAATGTTTATTTGAATCAGGACCATGAATTTGAATGGCCGAGCCTCAGTGCCCCGGAAGATGACGGAAAAGGCTTTTGCCATGCACTCCGTAGCCAGGCGGCGGTATTGGTGGATGGAACAGTGGTCCCTTGCTGTCTTGATGGAGAAGGTGTCATTAATTTAGGTAACGTCCACGAACAATCTTTTTCCGACATTGTGGAAGGGGAGCGTGCAAACCGTCTGTACTTCGGATTCTCCAAGAGAGAAGCGGTAGAAGAGTTATGCCGAAAATGCGGGTACCGCAAACGATTTGGAACATAA
- the pfkB gene encoding 1-phosphofructokinase: MIYTVTLNPSIDYIVEVDDLKLGDLNRMKRDLKLPGGKGINVSRVLNQLGADSTAIGFLGGFTGRFIDDTLREESIKTDFVMIEDDTRINIKLKHGDETEINGLGPAIREQEADALVQKLAGLQKNDIVVLSGSIPPSLGGDFYDRLISVCQQTGAEFVIDTTGEALMKALVHKPLLIKPNHHELAELFGVTIHSKEEIVTYGRKLLEAGAKNVLISMAGEGALFITADEVYHANVPAGTVKNSVGAGDSMIAGFVGTLSLHGDPIEAFRAGVASGSATAFSDDLATKEKIEQLRPQVTISKR, translated from the coding sequence ATGATATATACAGTAACGCTGAACCCTTCCATTGATTATATCGTGGAAGTTGATGATTTGAAGCTTGGTGATTTGAACCGGATGAAACGTGATTTAAAACTGCCAGGTGGTAAGGGAATTAATGTATCACGTGTACTGAACCAGTTGGGGGCAGATAGCACGGCGATTGGTTTTCTCGGAGGATTCACAGGCAGGTTTATCGACGATACATTGCGGGAAGAATCCATTAAAACTGATTTTGTAATGATCGAAGATGACACGCGGATTAACATTAAGCTCAAGCATGGCGATGAAACGGAAATTAATGGTTTGGGACCTGCGATTCGTGAGCAAGAGGCCGATGCGTTGGTGCAAAAGCTGGCGGGACTCCAGAAAAATGACATTGTCGTCTTGTCGGGAAGTATTCCACCGTCACTTGGAGGAGACTTCTATGATCGGCTGATTAGCGTATGTCAGCAAACTGGCGCTGAATTCGTCATCGACACCACAGGTGAGGCGTTGATGAAGGCACTGGTTCATAAACCGCTGCTCATCAAACCGAATCACCACGAGCTGGCTGAGTTGTTTGGCGTAACGATTCATTCAAAGGAGGAGATCGTCACTTACGGTCGTAAGCTGCTGGAAGCAGGCGCAAAAAATGTACTGATTTCCATGGCAGGAGAAGGGGCTTTGTTCATTACGGCAGATGAAGTGTATCACGCAAATGTACCAGCAGGTACGGTGAAAAATTCTGTAGGCGCAGGTGATTCAATGATTGCTGGATTCGTGGGTACGCTGTCTCTTCATGGCGATCCGATCGAAGCATTCCGTGCAGGAGTGGCATCCGGAAGCGCAACTGCGTTTTCCGATGATCTGGCTACTAAAGAGAAGATTGAACAATTACGGCCGCAAGTCACGATTTCAAAACGGTAA
- a CDS encoding AraC family transcriptional regulator, giving the protein MRGSARVRLDNSIHRVERFYVLHGGKGMCLSILAEEGLEYFIILYKATLALPSRKEIAQLLEKENPFQNQYAFAPHYPLPLYDQVKLLEQEWREASELGKLHVKALFHQFVYELLQQLYGQGIEPLKPDLVSQAVVYMREHFSRPMTLDSIAEELECSTGHLSRLFKSKMHTSPIHYLGQVRADRAAELLMQTDATFIHARKSQNNGHDDYVVFIIDAGSLLGSDEYKWKLANEG; this is encoded by the coding sequence GTGCGTGGAAGCGCACGGGTACGGTTGGATAACAGTATTCACAGGGTAGAGCGTTTCTATGTACTGCATGGCGGAAAAGGAATGTGCCTGAGTATCCTGGCGGAAGAGGGGCTTGAATATTTCATCATTTTGTACAAGGCAACGTTGGCCCTGCCTAGTCGTAAAGAGATTGCACAATTGCTGGAAAAGGAAAATCCCTTTCAGAATCAGTATGCTTTCGCACCTCATTACCCGCTGCCCCTGTACGATCAAGTGAAGCTGTTGGAGCAAGAATGGCGTGAAGCTTCTGAACTTGGCAAACTGCATGTTAAAGCCTTATTTCATCAATTTGTATATGAGTTGTTGCAGCAGTTGTATGGGCAGGGCATCGAACCTCTTAAGCCCGACCTTGTATCGCAGGCTGTAGTCTATATGCGTGAGCATTTTAGTCGGCCTATGACACTTGATTCCATTGCGGAGGAGCTGGAATGCAGTACTGGACATTTATCAAGGTTGTTCAAAAGTAAAATGCATACCAGTCCGATTCATTACTTGGGCCAAGTAAGAGCAGATCGAGCGGCAGAACTGCTAATGCAGACGGACGCCACTTTTATTCATGCACGGAAGAGTCAAAATAACGGTCATGATGATTATGTTGTGTTTATCATTGATGCTGGGAGCTTGCTCGGCTCCGACGAATACAAATGGAAGCTCGCAAACGAAGGCTAA